Proteins encoded together in one Micromonospora auratinigra window:
- a CDS encoding ferredoxin reductase, with amino-acid sequence MTTTAPRPAQKVSFRDRLLRLAGSVTTPLLPDDYLDLVAPLRAGAPLRGRIVAVHPETRDAATVVIQPGRGWRGHRPGQYVRLGVDVDGVRQWRAYSLTSPPERADGRITVTVKAIPDGKVSNHLVRRVRPGTIVQLDQAQGEFTLPVATPERVLFLTAGSGVTPVMGMLRAGLPGRADVVVVHSAPGPDDVIFGAELRGLAAAGALRLVERHTDTDGLLGVHELDELVPDHRDRETWACGPVGMLDAIEGYWSTNGLAERLHTERFRPTVISPGEGGTVTFTGAGVTVEADGATPILDAGEAAGVLMPSGCRMGICYGCVVPLRQGAVRDLRNGDLTTAVPGDGVLVQTCVSAAAGTCDIEL; translated from the coding sequence ATGACCACAACTGCCCCGCGCCCCGCCCAGAAGGTGTCCTTCCGGGACAGGCTGCTGCGGCTGGCCGGCTCGGTCACCACTCCGCTGCTGCCCGACGACTACCTCGACCTCGTCGCCCCGCTGCGGGCCGGTGCGCCGCTGCGCGGCCGGATCGTCGCCGTGCACCCCGAGACCCGGGACGCGGCGACCGTGGTGATCCAGCCAGGTCGGGGGTGGCGCGGCCACCGCCCCGGCCAGTACGTGCGCCTCGGCGTGGACGTGGACGGGGTCCGCCAGTGGCGGGCCTACTCGCTCACCTCGCCGCCGGAGCGCGCCGACGGCCGGATCACCGTCACCGTGAAGGCGATCCCGGACGGCAAGGTCAGCAACCACCTGGTCCGTCGGGTCCGGCCCGGCACGATCGTCCAGCTCGACCAGGCCCAGGGCGAGTTCACGCTGCCGGTGGCGACCCCGGAGCGGGTCCTGTTCCTCACCGCCGGCAGCGGCGTCACCCCGGTGATGGGGATGCTGCGGGCCGGCCTGCCCGGCCGGGCCGACGTGGTGGTGGTGCACTCCGCGCCCGGCCCCGACGACGTGATCTTCGGCGCCGAGCTGCGGGGCCTCGCCGCGGCCGGGGCGCTGCGGCTGGTCGAGCGGCACACCGACACCGACGGCCTGCTCGGCGTGCACGAGCTGGACGAGCTGGTCCCCGACCACCGCGACCGGGAGACCTGGGCCTGCGGGCCGGTCGGCATGCTCGACGCGATCGAGGGGTACTGGTCCACCAACGGGCTGGCCGAGCGGCTGCACACCGAGCGGTTCCGGCCCACGGTCATCTCGCCCGGCGAGGGCGGCACGGTGACCTTCACCGGGGCCGGCGTGACCGTCGAGGCCGACGGGGCCACCCCGATCCTCGACGCCGGGGAGGCCGCCGGGGTGCTCATGCCGTCCGGCTGCCGGATGGGCATCTGCTACGGCTGCGTGGTCCCGCTGCGCCAGGGCGCGGTCCGGGACCTGCGCAACGGCGACCTGACCACCGCCGTCCCCGGCGACGGCGTGCTCGTGCAGACCTGCGTGTCGGCGGCCGCCGGTACCTGCGACATCGAACTCTGA
- a CDS encoding fatty acid desaturase family protein gives MTVIQKKADHPIAHLSAEDIEIIGKELDAIRDRVLADRGERDARYIRKVIKTQRTLEVSSRAVLLFSLFPPAWVVGTLGLSIAKILENMEIGHNILHGQYDFMRDPKIHSTTWEWDHVSPAEQWKHSHNELHHRFTNVLGKDNDLGYGIMRVDEDQKWHPIYLGQPLWNFINACFFEYGIAAYDLELGRNLRKGRHKDPAFRARAKAVGRKIRRQVLKDYVLHPLLSGPSFLTTLAATFTANLVRNVWSHSVIMCGHFPNGVETFSKTSIEGETKGEWYLRQMLGSANISGSRLMHIMTGNLSFQIEHHLFPDLPSSRYQEIAPQVRALFDRYGLKYTTGPLPKQVASAWWKVIRLSLPNRRSTAPEPLAPAPLAPANA, from the coding sequence GTGACCGTGATCCAGAAGAAGGCCGACCACCCGATCGCCCACCTGAGCGCCGAGGACATCGAGATCATCGGCAAGGAGCTGGACGCGATCCGGGACCGGGTGCTCGCCGACCGGGGGGAGCGGGACGCCCGCTACATCCGCAAGGTGATCAAGACCCAGCGGACGCTGGAGGTGAGCAGCCGGGCCGTGCTGCTCTTCTCGCTCTTCCCGCCGGCCTGGGTGGTGGGCACGCTCGGCCTGTCCATCGCCAAGATCCTGGAGAACATGGAGATCGGCCACAACATCCTGCACGGCCAGTACGACTTCATGCGCGACCCGAAGATCCACTCCACCACCTGGGAGTGGGACCACGTCTCGCCGGCCGAGCAGTGGAAGCACTCGCACAACGAGCTGCACCACCGCTTCACCAACGTGCTCGGCAAGGACAACGACCTCGGGTACGGCATCATGCGCGTCGACGAGGACCAGAAGTGGCACCCGATCTACCTGGGCCAGCCGCTGTGGAACTTCATCAACGCCTGCTTCTTCGAGTACGGCATCGCCGCGTACGACCTGGAACTGGGGCGCAACCTGCGCAAGGGCCGGCACAAGGACCCGGCGTTCCGGGCCCGCGCGAAGGCCGTCGGCCGCAAGATCCGCCGCCAGGTGCTCAAGGACTACGTGCTGCACCCGCTGCTCTCCGGCCCGTCGTTCCTGACCACCCTGGCCGCCACCTTCACCGCGAACCTGGTCCGCAACGTGTGGAGCCACTCGGTGATCATGTGCGGGCACTTCCCGAACGGCGTGGAGACCTTCTCCAAGACCTCCATCGAGGGCGAGACCAAGGGCGAGTGGTACCTGCGGCAGATGCTCGGCTCGGCCAACATCAGCGGCAGCCGGCTGATGCACATCATGACCGGCAACCTGTCCTTCCAGATCGAGCACCACCTCTTCCCCGACCTGCCGAGCAGCCGCTACCAGGAGATCGCCCCGCAGGTCCGGGCGCTGTTCGACCGGTACGGGCTGAAGTACACCACCGGCCCGCTGCCCAAGCAGGTCGCCTCGGCCTGGTGGAAGGTGATCCGGCTGTCGCTGCCGAACCGGCGCAGCACGGCGCCGGAGCCGCTGGCCCCGGCCCCGCTGGCCCCCGCCAACGCCTGA
- a CDS encoding alanine--tRNA ligase-related protein — MTLDEIIRTFLDQYHRRQHTHAPESSLVPPAGDPVLFTTSGMHPLTPYLLGRPHPGGRRLANVQRCLRTTDLDEVGDRTHLTVFDMLGSWSLGDYDIATSLRWGHELLTEGFGIDPGRLHATVFGGDDQVGPDGTALRTWTGLGVPVEVNGAAENWWSNGPTGPCGPDSEIFVWTGDGPPTGTPGTDERWMEVWNHVQMRYHRHDDGRLTPLPHVSIDTGMGLERLELVLTGGADVFAGEGLRPWVDAIRERWPLGGTERRVVADHLRSAVVVLGDGVRPGNTGRGYVLRRLIRRALTLLWRDDPGRSLADLPDEVFAATGRRFRQQPDLPVLRTVLADEERRFRELLRRGRPLVDRVRGRGPLTDRDYHWLHDTHGLPRDLVDALLTEGG; from the coding sequence GTGACCCTCGACGAGATCATCCGCACGTTCCTCGACCAATACCACCGCCGGCAGCACACTCACGCGCCGGAGAGCTCCCTGGTCCCGCCGGCCGGCGACCCGGTGCTCTTCACCACCTCCGGCATGCACCCGCTCACCCCGTACCTGCTGGGGCGCCCGCACCCCGGCGGGCGGCGACTGGCGAACGTGCAACGCTGCCTGCGCACCACCGACCTGGACGAGGTCGGCGACCGCACCCACCTGACCGTCTTCGACATGCTCGGCTCGTGGTCGCTCGGCGACTACGACATCGCGACCAGCCTGCGGTGGGGCCACGAGCTGCTCACCGAGGGCTTCGGCATCGACCCCGGCCGGCTGCACGCCACCGTCTTCGGCGGCGACGACCAGGTCGGCCCGGACGGGACCGCGCTGCGCACCTGGACCGGACTCGGCGTACCGGTCGAGGTGAACGGGGCGGCGGAGAACTGGTGGTCCAACGGCCCGACCGGCCCCTGCGGGCCCGACTCGGAGATCTTCGTGTGGACCGGGGACGGCCCACCCACCGGCACGCCCGGCACCGACGAGCGCTGGATGGAGGTCTGGAACCACGTCCAGATGCGCTACCACCGGCACGACGACGGGCGGCTCACCCCGCTGCCACACGTCAGCATCGACACCGGGATGGGCCTGGAACGGCTGGAGCTGGTGCTGACCGGCGGTGCGGACGTCTTCGCGGGCGAGGGCCTGCGCCCGTGGGTCGACGCGATCCGCGAGCGCTGGCCGCTCGGCGGGACCGAGCGGCGCGTGGTCGCGGACCACCTCCGGTCCGCGGTGGTCGTCCTCGGCGACGGGGTACGCCCCGGCAACACCGGCCGCGGGTACGTGCTGCGCCGGCTGATCCGCCGGGCGCTCACCCTGCTCTGGCGCGACGACCCGGGGCGCAGCCTGGCGGACCTGCCCGACGAGGTGTTCGCGGCGACCGGTCGGCGCTTCCGCCAGCAGCCCGACCTGCCGGTGCTGCGCACGGTCCTCGCCGACGAGGAGCGGCGCTTCCGGGAGCTGCTGCGGCGGGGCCGGCCGCTGGTCGACCGGGTGCGGGGACGCGGCCCGCTCACCGACCGCGACTACCACTGGTTGCACGACACCCACGGCCTGCCCCGCGACCTGGTCGACGCCCTGCTCACCGAGGGTGGCTGA